In the Sphingobacterium sp. PCS056 genome, GGTGCGTGATGCGAAAGGACGTAGATATACGACATTCCCCAGATTATGGTACGGGGAAAAAGTTTTTGGTCGAATAAGGAGTCCTAAAGCCAAAAAAAGCAGCCTCCATTTGGAAGCTGCAGGGGGCCAATACGCTGATAACGTATTGTGATCAATTTATAAACCTAATTAAATATAGTAAAAAAGGAGGTCATTATGGCTTGGTATTCACTTACAGGTCCTAACCCGACAAATCCAAATGACTATACATTTCAATCAAGCCAGCCGTCTTGTCCAGGTGCAGAAGAAATCTGTGCTATTCAAGCAAATGCTAGTGGAGCGAACAAACCTATCATTACTCAAGCGTTGCTTGAGGAAATGGTTGACGCTTTACACAACGGTGCTGCTACTGCAAATGTTAAGTTAAAGGATCGGGCTTAAGAGTCTTACATCGGCATTTGCCAAATTTTAGAAAGGGTATGGCAAGAAAGCCATACCCTTTTTGATTATTCAGATTCGATAACAAAAACCCCGACATCTCCAACGCCTTCCACAAGCTCGAGACCATGAAAATTGAGTTGCTGATTCAATTCTTCCAAATTTGAAAATGTTCCAATAGTAATCTTTTGCTTACTTTTTACCTGATCGATAATTGGCAAGTACACACCAGAAAGACCGATATAACTCGTGAGCACGCCAGTTCCTTCAAACTCTTGCTCATTCTTTATGTGTTGAGAATCTATTTTATGCGCGGCACTCTTGCGTAGTAGTAAGCATTTCATTTTTTTTGTACTCCAATAGGATCGAATTCCTAGCAGTGAGTGAATATCATGGAGTACGATTTTTGCCTGTACAGAATCTGGTCTTTTTACCACATCCAGACGTTCATAAGATATAGCATGCTTTACTGACCACGCTTCACCTTTATGACCCAAATCGTCATATATACTTGAGTCGGGCACATTCCAGACTACCCGATTAGGAGTAGCCAAAAATGGAGGTTTCTGTATAAATCCCCAGATATTCAGTAAAGCACGCAAGATCGATCTATTGCTAATCGTTGTTTTAAATAGGCCTGATGCGCTATCTAGATCAAATTTTAAGGGTTTGCTAGGCACACCATCCTGATAACCCGAAATTCGTACTCCAGTAGTCCTTTGGCCTGCATCATTTTTGTCCATTAAATCAACAGTTCCAAAATCATTTTTAATTGGCAGGCTGATACTCGCGTTCTTATGAAGCTGTAGAATATTCGCGGCTGTGACCAGTCGATTGAAGGTTATAGCCTGTACTTTTCCCTGATACAGCATGACCACATGTGGTGCAGCCTGATAAGGGAACATTTTGCGCAGCACCGTATCACTATATATGATCGGAAGGTTAACCTTATTTTCTTTTAAGAACTTATTGCTGTCAAAAAACTTCTGTAAAGTGGCTTTATCCTGCCACGTCACGTGAATGACCTGAAGTTTATCGCTATACTCCTGTTGTAATTTCTGCAGATGCGGCATCGCTTGTATACATGTCGCGCAGTAAGTATCAAAAAAATCGAGTACGATCACTTTATTCCGCAAACTTACCCAGTCGACCGTCTGTAGATCACCTCTCATTACATCAACTTTTTCCGGACCTTGAAATTCTGCTCCGATCTTCAAAGCCTGAGTTAGATCGTATCGGCGGTTCTCCTGTGCAGATAAGCTGCTGATGCTAAAAAATAGCAGTAAGCATACAGCTGCTTGGGAAAACATATTATATATTTTTTCTTTTTGACTCATATCTTTATCTTTTATTTTGTGGAATTCCACTGAGGTTAATGACTATTTCAGACAATCTGTAGGCGTATTTTGGACTATTAGGTTCAAGCTGATAGTCCTTCTCCCCTAATTTTCGAACCAATTTTTTCTGAAAGCGGGGGTCTAGATTCAGACGTTTCAGATCTGCCCATCGCCTGCCTCTAAATACTAATTCTTTTCTGCGCTCCTCTACTATCATGGCAAGCAAACGCTCTGGATCGGTCTCCTTCCAGTCTGAAAACGCGCCGGTTTTCCATCTTGTTTTCAGAAACTGGTTCATGGTAGATAAAGCTTCGCTGACCTTCCCTATTCTCACGGCAGACTCCGCCTTATTGAGAAACACTTCACTGGTACTTAAACCCACAAACAAGTTACCAGTAGCATTATCAAAATTTCCTTTAAAATGAAATGCGCCCTCCAGTGTATTCGATGCTTCGAAAAATAACGTTTTACGCCAATCATCCGCAGCATATGTACGGTACAGCACGGTATCAACGAAACAATAATCAGCATTCATAATGCCTGCGTATTTACTCACAGCAGGAAACAATACTTCCTTATTAAAACGAGCAATAGGCAAGCTCTTAGATGGGTCAAGCGTATTGAAATCTAATAGATCGGAATAATGCAGCATACACGAATCGGCATACGCATAGGCCTGCGCATAATCACCCATAGATAAGTATGCCCGACTAAGCCCTGCATAAGCAGATGCTTTAAAAGGTCTGCCAACAAACTCATTCTGCTGTGGCAGAGACGCCGCAGCAATCTTATAGTCTTTGATGACCTGATCGTAACTATCTTTTAGAGAAGCTCTGGTTGAAGGTTCATCGATTGCAGGATCTAATCGGAGCGGAATACCATATTCATCTGCCGCTGTACTTGCGTGATAAGCCACACCATAAATCTCGATCAGAAATTGAAAAGCAAACGCTCTAAAAAAATGGGCTTCTCCAGAGATCCTCTGAAAGCGATTGTCGTTATTGTTTGCAGTGCTATTAGAAAGTATTTCTAGGACCTGATTAGCATTGTACACCGTTTTATAAGGATTTCGCCACTGGCTCACATCTTCGTAGGGAGCGTCAGCCCATATGTAGGTATTCCTTTGATCTATATCCGGAGACGCTTCCCAAAGTTCTTTGGTCAGGAAATAGTCGTCACTACCAAGTTCACCATATAACGGGTAATTATCGTTCATCGTCGTATAATCATTCAGCAGTAAATCTGCATCGTCCAAACTTTTTGGAACAACCAATTTGATATCGGGTTTTTCATCAAGAAATTTTTCACAAGAGGTCAATCCCAACAACGACAAGAGGGCTATTAACATGAATTGTTTATTTATCATGGTTATTATAGATTAAAATTGAGGCCTAAAGAATACATTTTTGGATCTGGAATATGGATACCATATTCCGAATCTATCTTACGCTTACTTGCCTGCCAGAGCGTACCTATATTTTCAAAGTAAGTATAGAGTCTACAATTTTTAAATCCATAGCGTGCCAAAACAGGCAGCTGCAGACTTAACTGTATATCCCTTAATTTGATCTGGCTTCCGTTTTCCACCAATGCAGATGAATTTCGATATACGGTACTTGCACTTCGATCGTTAGGATACGTAAATGCAGGCACATCTGTATGTAGCTCATCACCCGGTTTTTGCCAGCGATCTCCATAATCAGCATACCCCAGTCCATTGGAGAGGAAAAAATCATTGTTAAAACTATTTCTCAGAAAAACATGTCCTAGTCGATAGCCTATATTAAACGATAGTTCAACAGTTTTATATCGTACACTATTGCGAAAACTACCAAAGTATAAAGGCACTACCGAACCCTGATTTTCAAGTTCGCTCACTTGCTGCGCGATGACCGCATAATAGTCTTTGGAAACCTGCCCATTGAGGTAAGCTCGAGGACTACCGTCCTCAGGATCCAGCCCTGCCCATTTATAAGTGAGCAAACTATACAGGTCCATTCCTTCAAAAGGTGTCGTAATACTGCTCCCTGCTCCTGCCATATACAGCGAGCTGTAATCCGAAGGATCTGTGTAAGCTTTTGCCACTTTTGTTCTATTGTAAGAGAATACAATATGATTGTCCCACTGCCAGTCGCTGGTCTGCCACGGTATACTGTGCAGGGAGATATCCCATCCTTTACCTTTCAGATTTGCATAGTTGACGCTGAGTGTAGAAAAACCGGTTGTTGGATCCAACGGCGCATTAGAAATCAGATCTTTGCTGTTTTTCAGGTAATACTCTACGCTTCCACTTAACCGATTACCTTTCAGTGTAAAATCCATACCAAAATTTAAATTAGCTACTCGCTCCCATCGCAATTTTGGATTTGGTGGAGTTGTCATCATGGCATAATTTTGACCCGTGGTGTAATGTGGTTCACTCATAATGGTGATGACAGGATAGGCTGCAATGGAATTGTTTACATTGCCATTGTATCCATAGGTGGCGCGAAATTTTAGAAACTGAAACGGTAGATTTTCAAAAACAGCTTCATTTGTTGGAATATAAGCTCCACCTACAGACCAAAATGGCTGGCCGCGGTCATTAGACTTAACACCAAACAGATTGGAAGCATCTTTCCTATAGCTACCGCTCAATATATATCTGTCCAGATAAGTATAGGAGCCGTTTGCATAGTATGAAACATAACGGTTGACCGTAGATTCGATCCTATTGCGGTCGATCAATGTATTGACCCCCTGCTTACCGTTTAACACCGGAACAGACCTTCCGTATTGCACCGATTGAAAACTTCCTGTTTCTCGGTCATATCCATAATATTGAGAGATAGAAAGATTCTTTCGAAGCTGCCGTACATCATAGCCCACTAGCATACTCAGTTCATGTCGGTCTTTCCACCGTTTGCTATATTCGGCATTTAGTCTGCCCTGATGCACATTACTGCCATAATGATTGATCAACATATAGTCTCCTAAGGGCAGATTCCACGTTACTTTTGTAGGATTCCAATTGGCATAGTAGTTCAGTTCATTTCTCATTTTATAAGATTCCATACCCCGCCAGTCTTCAATCGGATTATTGGTCCGCTGATAAGAGTACATGGCATTTAAGTTCAGTCCAAACCCAAATTGGTACCGTGCAGATAGATGAGTAAGAATTTCCTGCAATTTTTGCGTCTGCTGCGATGCATCCAGCTCTTCAATGGGATTAAACATCCAGTCCAGTAAACGACCATTAGCTACAGTATCGATGAAATCTTTATTTTTGCCGCTAAAATTGATCCGTTTAGGATGTCCATTTTCATCGACCAGTTTGAGGTAGGGATAATTGGCCAAACCAGCTCCCATAGTCTGATAAGAAACTCCATCAAAATTTTCTTTCCTTTTTGATTCTGTAAACGTAATCCCAAGATCCAGTAGCAGGTTTTTTGCAGGCTTAAACTGCGATGCAGATTTCAGCACCATCCTTTCGTACGATGATGTCACTAGACTATTTAGATTGCGGTCATATCCTGCGGAAAACACACTGTTTATTTTTTCACCACCACTTTGCAACTGGATATTATACTGCTGATTGATAGCTTTGCGGTAGATATATTTCATAAAATCATCGCGCATATCGATATTCCGAAGCTTATCCAGCTGATCATTTAAGGCTTCTTCTGTTATTAGACCATCACGTTGCTCTTTCATCATCCATAAAATAGGTTCAGGATTGGAGTTATATTTTCTGAAATTGCTATTATACTTTCCCGCATTAAACAACGATCGTTGAAGATCGATGTAGTCTGAGGTATTCATCTGAGGATAATAATATAGATCAGGTTTTTCTTTAACACTCAAGTTCGTATTAAATGACAACTGTGTTTTATCATTAAATTTTCCTCTCTTCGTCGTGATCACGATTACCCCATTGCCCGACTGTGCTCCCCAGATACTAGCCGAAGCAGCATCTTTCAGAACAGTGATATTTTCAATATCATTGGGATTGATATTATTAAAATTACCCATTCCAAACTCAGCCAGTTTTCCTTCAAATGGAATACCATCAACAACTATTAATGGCCAAATATCTTTGCTCAATGTACTGACACCTCTCACATTGATATTGAGCAGGTCACCTCTATTATCAGCAAATAATTTTGAGCTCGATATACTCGGCACTACATCTTCCAGCCTACTCACAAAATCTGTCGACACTTTTCTGTTGAAAAGCTTATTGTCGACAAACTCGAAGCTTCCGGTAGCGCGTTCTTTCGGAATCTTCTGGTATCCCGTTGATACGACTTCTACTTCTTCAAGTTTATTATCCTCAGGTATCAATTTTACCGTTATCGATACTCCTGCGGTATAATGGAGTTCTTGGGTTTTATAGCCTACGTAAGTAAACTTTATCTGTCCTTTCAGGCTCGCGACAGACAGGCTGAATGTCCCGTCTTTCTTGGTGGAGGTCCTACCCTTTTCGGCTTCGACTCGGACCGATACACCATCCAATGGTTTGTTATCTACAGCAGATACGACTGTACCTTTTAGTATATACTTTGCTTGTGCTTCGACCTTTGTCGAAGCATGCAGATCTTGCACCGTACTGACCATCGCCAATGGCAGTACAACAACGAGTAACAGCAATTTGCTGATCAGCAGGAAGCCTTCCCCTTCAGGCTTAAAGATATTCCTGAGGTAATCCCAGAGTTTTTGTTGATATAATATATGTGAGTTCATTTGTTTAGCTTTTTTAGGCATAAAGATACCTGATCCCCTTTTCGTACCGAGGGAGACTCGATCCCAAAAGTCTATTGTACCCTCGGCAGAATCGGGTTCACAGGTAGAAAATTTATTTTAATTACTTGTTTTCTTTGTTTTTTTTAGACCATCCGCCTCGCTCTCATGATCATCGTCGGTTGCTCGTCCCAGATGAGTTCTACCGACTCGCCATTTTTGGTTTTGATCGATCTGCTATCTTTGACGATCGAGAGCTGCTCAACTTTGACATCCAATTGAAAGTGATCATTCAGATCATTGCAGATCCGTTGCTGATACTGTTCTACAGCGGTATCGGCAGGCACGGTGAGTTCATAGTGGTAGATCAATTTTTCACCATAGTCACAGGATCGGCAAGGAATATATTTGGCTCGGTCGTGTCCAAACACGATAATCTGTTCTTTAGGAAAATTGGATGGCAGCCCCAAAGCAAATAGGTAGCTTTCATAGACAGCCATGCAGACCATCGTGATCCGAAGTACATCT is a window encoding:
- a CDS encoding TlpA family protein disulfide reductase; protein product: MSQKEKIYNMFSQAAVCLLLFFSISSLSAQENRRYDLTQALKIGAEFQGPEKVDVMRGDLQTVDWVSLRNKVIVLDFFDTYCATCIQAMPHLQKLQQEYSDKLQVIHVTWQDKATLQKFFDSNKFLKENKVNLPIIYSDTVLRKMFPYQAAPHVVMLYQGKVQAITFNRLVTAANILQLHKNASISLPIKNDFGTVDLMDKNDAGQRTTGVRISGYQDGVPSKPLKFDLDSASGLFKTTISNRSILRALLNIWGFIQKPPFLATPNRVVWNVPDSSIYDDLGHKGEAWSVKHAISYERLDVVKRPDSVQAKIVLHDIHSLLGIRSYWSTKKMKCLLLRKSAAHKIDSQHIKNEQEFEGTGVLTSYIGLSGVYLPIIDQVKSKQKITIGTFSNLEELNQQLNFHGLELVEGVGDVGVFVIESE
- a CDS encoding SusC/RagA family TonB-linked outer membrane protein, encoding MNSHILYQQKLWDYLRNIFKPEGEGFLLISKLLLLVVVLPLAMVSTVQDLHASTKVEAQAKYILKGTVVSAVDNKPLDGVSVRVEAEKGRTSTKKDGTFSLSVASLKGQIKFTYVGYKTQELHYTAGVSITVKLIPEDNKLEEVEVVSTGYQKIPKERATGSFEFVDNKLFNRKVSTDFVSRLEDVVPSISSSKLFADNRGDLLNINVRGVSTLSKDIWPLIVVDGIPFEGKLAEFGMGNFNNINPNDIENITVLKDAASASIWGAQSGNGVIVITTKRGKFNDKTQLSFNTNLSVKEKPDLYYYPQMNTSDYIDLQRSLFNAGKYNSNFRKYNSNPEPILWMMKEQRDGLITEEALNDQLDKLRNIDMRDDFMKYIYRKAINQQYNIQLQSGGEKINSVFSAGYDRNLNSLVTSSYERMVLKSASQFKPAKNLLLDLGITFTESKRKENFDGVSYQTMGAGLANYPYLKLVDENGHPKRINFSGKNKDFIDTVANGRLLDWMFNPIEELDASQQTQKLQEILTHLSARYQFGFGLNLNAMYSYQRTNNPIEDWRGMESYKMRNELNYYANWNPTKVTWNLPLGDYMLINHYGSNVHQGRLNAEYSKRWKDRHELSMLVGYDVRQLRKNLSISQYYGYDRETGSFQSVQYGRSVPVLNGKQGVNTLIDRNRIESTVNRYVSYYANGSYTYLDRYILSGSYRKDASNLFGVKSNDRGQPFWSVGGAYIPTNEAVFENLPFQFLKFRATYGYNGNVNNSIAAYPVITIMSEPHYTTGQNYAMMTTPPNPKLRWERVANLNFGMDFTLKGNRLSGSVEYYLKNSKDLISNAPLDPTTGFSTLSVNYANLKGKGWDISLHSIPWQTSDWQWDNHIVFSYNRTKVAKAYTDPSDYSSLYMAGAGSSITTPFEGMDLYSLLTYKWAGLDPEDGSPRAYLNGQVSKDYYAVIAQQVSELENQGSVVPLYFGSFRNSVRYKTVELSFNIGYRLGHVFLRNSFNNDFFLSNGLGYADYGDRWQKPGDELHTDVPAFTYPNDRSASTVYRNSSALVENGSQIKLRDIQLSLQLPVLARYGFKNCRLYTYFENIGTLWQASKRKIDSEYGIHIPDPKMYSLGLNFNL
- a CDS encoding RagB/SusD family nutrient uptake outer membrane protein, whose product is MINKQFMLIALLSLLGLTSCEKFLDEKPDIKLVVPKSLDDADLLLNDYTTMNDNYPLYGELGSDDYFLTKELWEASPDIDQRNTYIWADAPYEDVSQWRNPYKTVYNANQVLEILSNSTANNNDNRFQRISGEAHFFRAFAFQFLIEIYGVAYHASTAADEYGIPLRLDPAIDEPSTRASLKDSYDQVIKDYKIAAASLPQQNEFVGRPFKASAYAGLSRAYLSMGDYAQAYAYADSCMLHYSDLLDFNTLDPSKSLPIARFNKEVLFPAVSKYAGIMNADYCFVDTVLYRTYAADDWRKTLFFEASNTLEGAFHFKGNFDNATGNLFVGLSTSEVFLNKAESAVRIGKVSEALSTMNQFLKTRWKTGAFSDWKETDPERLLAMIVEERRKELVFRGRRWADLKRLNLDPRFQKKLVRKLGEKDYQLEPNSPKYAYRLSEIVINLSGIPQNKR